The Formosa sp. Hel1_33_131 genome window below encodes:
- the asnS gene encoding asparagine--tRNA ligase: MTTSTVAHLLTQELKHTDIEVKGWVRTFRANRFIALNDGSCLQSIQCVVDFESMDEALLKRITTGAAVHIKGGLVESQGKGQSVEVQVNSIEILGDADPEEVSKTILQPKRHSLEFLREQAHLRTRTNTFSAVMRLRSSLSFAVHSYFNKNGFYYMHAPIVTGSDAEGAGEMFRVTTLDPKNPPLTDEGEVDYSKDFFGKETNLTVSGQLEAETYAMALGKVYTFGPTFRAENSNTSRHLAEFWMIEPEVAFMDLAGNMDLAEDFMKYVISYVLEHNKEDLAFLEQRLEQEDKSKPQNERAPMPLTEKLRFIVDNNFKRVSYTEAIDILRNCKPNKKKKFKYIIDEWGADLQSEHERFLVEQHFKCPVILFDYPAKIKAFYMRLNEDGKTVRAMDILFPGIGEIVGGSQREERLDVLKEKMAELDIPEEDLWWYLDLRKYGTAVHSGFGLGFERLVMFATGMGNIRDVIPYPRTPFNAEF; this comes from the coding sequence ATGACCACCAGCACTGTTGCACATTTATTAACTCAAGAACTCAAACATACAGACATTGAGGTCAAAGGATGGGTTCGAACGTTTAGAGCCAACCGATTTATAGCCCTCAATGATGGCTCTTGCCTTCAAAGCATTCAATGTGTGGTTGATTTTGAAAGCATGGATGAGGCCTTGCTAAAACGCATTACAACAGGAGCTGCTGTACACATAAAAGGCGGTTTGGTTGAAAGTCAAGGAAAAGGTCAGTCGGTAGAAGTTCAAGTGAATTCTATTGAGATTCTAGGGGATGCAGATCCGGAGGAAGTTTCAAAAACTATCTTGCAACCCAAGCGTCATTCTTTAGAGTTTTTAAGAGAACAAGCACATTTACGTACACGAACCAATACGTTTAGTGCCGTGATGCGACTGCGTTCTTCGCTGTCATTTGCGGTTCATTCTTATTTTAATAAAAATGGTTTTTACTATATGCATGCCCCGATTGTCACTGGAAGTGATGCCGAAGGTGCAGGCGAAATGTTTAGAGTAACCACTTTAGATCCTAAAAATCCACCACTAACAGATGAAGGTGAAGTGGATTATTCAAAAGACTTTTTTGGAAAAGAAACAAATCTAACGGTATCCGGTCAACTGGAAGCAGAAACCTATGCCATGGCGCTTGGGAAAGTTTATACTTTTGGCCCTACATTTAGAGCTGAAAACTCAAACACTTCACGACATTTGGCTGAGTTTTGGATGATTGAGCCCGAAGTTGCTTTTATGGATTTGGCTGGAAACATGGACCTTGCTGAAGACTTTATGAAGTATGTCATCAGTTACGTTTTAGAACACAACAAAGAAGACCTTGCCTTTTTAGAGCAACGTTTGGAACAAGAAGATAAATCGAAACCTCAAAATGAGCGTGCACCCATGCCACTCACTGAGAAACTTCGTTTTATTGTTGACAACAACTTTAAGCGTGTCAGCTATACTGAAGCAATTGATATTTTACGAAATTGCAAGCCTAATAAAAAGAAAAAGTTTAAATATATTATTGACGAATGGGGTGCCGATTTACAAAGTGAGCACGAACGCTTTTTAGTAGAGCAACACTTTAAATGTCCTGTGATCTTGTTTGATTATCCAGCCAAAATTAAAGCCTTTTATATGCGCTTAAATGAGGACGGAAAAACGGTGAGAGCCATGGATATTCTATTCCCAGGGATTGGTGAAATTGTTGGCGGATCGCAACGAGAAGAACGCTTGGACGTTTTAAAAGAAAAAATGGCGGAGCTTGACATCCCCGAAGAAGACCTTTGGTGGTATTTAGATTTGAGAAAATATGGAACGGCTGTGCATTCTGGATTTGGACTTGGCTTTGAACGCTTGGTAATGTTTGCTACTGGAATGGGTAACATTCGCGACGTAATTCCTTACCCACGAACGCCTTTTAACGCTGAATTTTAA